The following nucleotide sequence is from Acyrthosiphon pisum isolate AL4f chromosome A2, pea_aphid_22Mar2018_4r6ur, whole genome shotgun sequence.
TTCCGTGATTTACCTCTTGGGACATTGTTAATCGTTCcgattacaattataacaaatgtacgcattaaaaatttaaaatgataaagtaataaacattttaccgcatataaaagattattcagTACTCCAAGACCATGACCACATCGTATAGTAGTCATACTAGATATCGTACACCATTCTCGAGTTCTGCAGTCAAAAACTTCTGcactatttaaaatacttttgccATCAAAACCGCCAaccttgaatttttaatataaattatattaagtaactaCCAACTTTATAACAGACattactaataaagtaataagttaTATGTCAATATAACTTACAGCATATATGCAATTATCAATCACACCAACTCCAAACCGTTGTCGTTTAACTGACATGTTATAGTTTGGTTCCCAATGAGGTAATTCTGAAGATAAATTTATCGCATCAACTGCTTGTGAAGTTGATTCGGAATTTCTACCACCCAGATATAACGCAAAATTATCTTTTACTACAGCTAGACCACCAGCATAACGTGGTGTAATCATTTTTGATCCAGATTGCCATTTGTTGATTTTTGGGTCATACCATTCTGTACTATCTAATGTTTTGAAATTGATCCCTGAGCCACCAACCActaatataacctattataaatcaatcaattaatttatttgaaaaataaataaaatataattgaatcatACTTTATGTGTACCACCACGCTGTCTAGGTTTTGTCCGGTTGTTATGTAGAATGGTATTAAGTTCTTCTgacttaaataaatgaaaacttaaTGCTTCTACTACGTAATCTTTaccttaaaaaatttaaaaaaaaatatatataaattaagccATAGTAAATCATTTAGAGTAAATTaacttacatttaaaacaattactaaGAAGAGGTTCGTcgactacattttttaatatgtaatcttTCGACATTAATGGTAAACGCACATGTTCCATTAATTGgggcaaaatttgttttctggAAGCCAATTCATGTTTTACCCATCGAACAACactttcaaatatctacaaaatcaatatacttattatacctactataattgtGTAAATAGGTTACTTAAGTTTCCCATCCATAATGggtactaaaatataacaattttatattttatattacgtacTTTTTCTTCAGATGGAGCTGTAAGTTCATCACTAGAGATTAACTTAACCATTTGTTCATATGACAAGGACAGGAATTCTTCATGTTCTACCACCTTTCTAAGagtcatattataacaataataaatacaatcgtcttatagaatcataataataaataatatttcgtacgAAAAGTGttgttgaatatataattctgAACTTGTTAACAATGTCGTACAACTATGTAAATCAGCTAGCCCGATTATACCAATAACATTTGTAGGACATAGATGTGCCTGTAGATAATCACAGCATGCGTTTTTGACTTCTTGTAACTGCAAAAGATTCGATGCCGGTAACAAATCCTTgggaaataaacaaaaaacaaattaaattctcTTTTGGCTATAATTAGATAAAGCATTAACTATTAttacctgtatatttttttcagtgatcGAGATTTCTCCAGAATAAACAAAGTCTATTAAGAGCTGTAGGGTACTAGAGTTCAACTGCCTGATAGCAACTAGATCTTGATCCTTTTCTGAAAAATGTGTGAACATTGCAAGAAAATATGGACTAGCCGATGCCAGAACCACTTTGTGGCCGAATATAACTCCACCGTCGTCTGTCTCTAGTTTGATATCACAAAGAACCTCatctctaaaaacaaaaatgtgttacCAATATTTATCTAGctctttaaaatatcattattactacTTACTGGCGTAAGGTTTGTAGTACTTTGTACATTTCCGTATACGATGATTTCTTATATTCGTATTTAGCTGGTTCACATCGAGTGGGTTCCGGAATTTGCTTCGTATTTTGCATTACCGATTATATCGTTTACTAAGTCCGGTTCTTGAAACAATTGATACTAAAAACGGTGtatgaaattgattttaaaataaattataagcataAATACAAACCTTCAAGAATATTCATCTATGAAATAATAAGTACTCTCAAATTATCTGTGTGGAGACTATAGCTCgttcaacaaaaattatattttatgaaaacattgCTTATCGACCACACCCGCCACCCACCACCCAACATTTATCTGGTATgtcttgaataataaatttaatcaaaatatcttAGACCTCGTATCATTTTTCATTTCGTTggaatgaaatacaatttttaaattccatacatttttgttttataaaatatgatataggtaggtaatgtgtaattaataattatcatttccACATTTTTGCACTACGTTTATTCATAGATAACAAGTTATAGCTTAATATACAAAATcaagtgtaggtatatagttcAACTCGAACTtggaaacaatatatttttagtatgatTAACTATCTAAATTCTTTATTcaacaaatttataatcaaaattaaaattataatactttcgtttgtataaaatactatagctgcactaatatgtttaaaatatttactttttaggacagtatatacttatactttcttcaacagtatcttttctgatagggaagtgaatctagttggtactttgggggggtcaaaagtaaaaatttctcagtagttttcaaaagggtcgtgaaaaacaaaagaaaaattaaggaaaaacgggaatttttacgtaaaattttggtttttaatgcaACTCTTaaataaatgaccgtaggtacaagcaattttgactgaatgtttatattagcattttcgaTACACCATAacaatttccaaatattttgagctgtttacggacattttcagcttccattttttaaaatttttttttctataaatatcaataactctttatttgttggttaaaaaagcttgtcaatttaatagaaggctcctgttatattgtttcaaaggcagatgaaaaaaattaaaagtccagtcacaatttttttttataagcatttaaagttcaaatattgataaaatacgtcAAAATTaggaaaatttgcaaattattttgaattggaaattcatgaaaaattttctttttaaatctaagattttaaaatgttatacaagattcctcataaagttgtctacatacataaaaaaaaaaatttctacaagaaagtcaaattaaatttttatgagcgtttgaaattcatatttttaacaacatttgatattcaatttctcatgtgatgatttacttattttattgtaattaaaaaacgaatgactgtacatacttgaaaatgtcactgaatgttaatattagcattttctatacaccataacatttcccaaatattttgacttattttgagttgaTTACGGACATtgccagttttcaatttttttagtttttttttctataaatatcaatgaaattgtatttggagggtaaaaaagcgtgaaaatgtaatttaaagcTCCTGATGTATTGtgacaataacagttgaaaaatattaaaaatacataggctcattaattataatcagttcaaatgttgacaaaatttatcacatttaaaatgtaataattatttgtagttaaaaatatataaaatgttcaatttaatatctaaagattgaaaatttaaaacaaggttccacgtgattaggtaaatatataaattactttattcataataataggtaccatcaaatatacttagtaatatcataggctgactgaccgttttcgctcaaaataatttttcttatacctacaacgatattatatcattgaccaacttgtaacctactgtacagcagagcgacatccacttacccaattTCTGTACATTGCAAATTTGGGTAAAGAAGCTTAAGTAATTTAGTTGTTTTAAAGAATTAAATAGTGTCGATTCGTTGTCTGGGTTTGGACCTATAGGCTTGCACCAATTTGGTTACTTAAATTGATATCCTTCCTTTGTTTCAcgtgcattttatatttatatgcataatataagtactgttttagtgttttattttaagtctataTTGTGTAACGCATATAAATTGATTtcattatgttatatgtatCAGAAGtcccataatattaaatacattatataaaactcGTAATTAAAATTCTCATAAGAAGTAAATTAAACGGTAACCACTTTCcgcacatttttttatgtagtttataatgggtaggtacatatatatttatatatacattatgtgataaagtatttaaacaaagtaaaattaacataatttataaaaagaataGTATCTAAGTACCTAGTGTacgtgatattataaaaattaatattggataatattttaCCGGACTATTATTTCTTGATAGAATGCGATTacgattattatacctaaaaaaaaaaaaacacaacacgATTGAAATATTTGTCACCGCGGTGGTTATAAGTATAAGGCGGTTGATGAATGGAACGCCCGAAAtagattacataaataatttgttgctgttgaaatttcactaaattcattaaaatcaaacgtctaaataaaataaccgaaaataataaatgtctgCACAAGTCTACTGCACTACGGTAATTGGTTATTACTGCACTGCTGTGACATTACTGACGACTGCATTGCGTGCATCCGTGAGAGCCCGTCGGTCACAACGATCGTTTCTGGAATCTGCTGAAACATCGTTCCATGGCTACCACTCTCTCGTggtattttttacaaacaattttaaaattaagtatacataGACACATAGTACACGTATTATACTCAAACACACTACACCCGTACAATATGATTGCACTTTCTTATATTTTAGGAAACACATCGTgtttaagcatattatttattttttttttttttaattttattatttttaccgacTTATAGTTCAAAAATGGATTGtaacaataacaatgatattaatttaaaataagatataaggtattaaattaatataatgatattgcttaaataaatgttagtgtatatagcattatagctATATGGGTAACAGAATAAAGGGATAAAACAGAACTTagaacagtataataattggtacagagttttaaaataataagaattaatgacaatattataatttttgatgtaAGTACGTAAAACAAACTGTccctaatataaacaatattacaaataatggCAGtcctaatttttttaagttaatgttAGTGGTTATAACTTTTGAGGCGGTTGATGAATGAAACGcccaaaatattacataaaataatttgttacctACTGTTTAGTGTACAGAGTACACGTATTATACTCAAACATACTACACCCGTAAAATATGATTGCACATTCTTATATTTTAGGAAACACATCTTGCTTgagcataaatatttattttttgaaatttaacacaacaatatttacaaatacaaagtttttaataaaacatagttatacatatttatattgcgTTTAAAACTTATACAATGAGAAAGATTCTAAGCTATACAAagcttaaacatattttttcatcagctcacgaaaaatgaattttttttgtttatttataacaaatactataaataatatataatatataatataagaataccCATTTCTACGTAATTGACAGCTCGATTAAAAATCTCAATACATTTTGTTACCAAGAAAATGTACATGTTGCCTACTTAAAACAAGGTACGTATTCAAACATTGAATAATCTATGATCTTAAGAGGACNNNNNNNNNNNNNNNNNNNNNNNNNNNNNNNNNNNNNNNNNNNNNNNNNNNNNNNNNNNNNNNNNNNNNNNNNNNNNNNNNNNNNNNNNNNNNNNNNNNNNNNNNNNNNNNNNNNNNNNNNNNNNNNNNNNNNNNNNNNNNNNNNNNNNNNNNNNNNNNNNNNNNNNNNNNNNNNNNNNNNNNNNNNNNNNNNNNNNNNNNNNNNNNNNNNNNNNNNNNNNNNNNNNNNNNNNNNNNNNNNNNNNNNNNNNNNNNNNNNNNNNNNNNNNNNNNNNNNNNNNNNNNNNNNNNNNNNNNNNNNNNNNNNNNNNNNNNNNNNNNNNNNNNNNNNNNNNNNNNNNNNNNNNNNNNNNNNNNNNNNNNNNNNNNNNNNNNNNNNNNNNNNNNNNNNNNNNNNNNNNNNNNNNNNNNNNNNNNNNNNNNNNNNNNNNNNNNNNNNNNNNNNNNNNNNNNNNNNNNNNNNNNNNNNNNNNNNNNNNNNNNNNNNNNNNNNNNNNNNNNNNNNNNNNNNNNNNNNNNNNNNNNNNNNNNNNNNNNNNNNNNNNNNNNNNNNNNNNNNNNNNNNNNNNNNNNNNNNNNNNNNNNNNNNNNNNNNNNNNNNNNNNNNNNNNNNNNNNNNNNNNNNNNNNNNNNNNNNNNNNNNNNNNNNNNNNNNNNNNNNNNNNNNNNNNNNNNNNNNNNNNNNNNNNNNNNNNNNNNNNNNNNNNNNNNNNNNNNNNNNNNNNNNNNNNNNNNNNNNNNNNNNNNNNNNNNNNNNNNNNNNNNNNNNNNNNNNNNNNNNNNNNNNNNNNNNNNNNNNNNNNNNNNNNNNNNNNNNNNNNNNNNNNNNNNNNNNNNNNNNNNNNNNNNNNNNNNNNNNNNNNNNNNNNNNNNNNNNNNNNNNNNNNNNNNNNNNNNNNNNNNNNNNNNNNNNNNNNNNNNNNNNNNNNNNNNNNNNNNNNNNNNNNNNNNNNNNNNNNNNNNNNNNNNNNNNNNNNNNNNNNNNNNNNNNNNNNNNNNNNNNNNNNNNNNNNNNNNNNNNNNNNNNNNNNNNNNNGACCTACTATTCAAAAAATTGCTATCTTATGGGTAGTAAATAACTCAAATAACTggttaaatctaaataaaagagAAACAGTAGCTTATGAtgcaaaagttatttattttaaaaaatcatttggtcaaaaattaCGTGGACTACCTTGGTCCaacctattttaattatatgcctataattacaaaaaaaaacattgtatgtaAAATTTGTAATGCCAAAACATTAGTTGTAAAATGGTTGTTTATGTCTCtagatcaataattatttatatctgtaaATGAAAGCTCTGTTatctgttttcttttttttttttcttttaaaaacctaatctataagaaataatttactgtattgTAAGgttcataataagtatatattcacttaaaatcaaattgcaaatttacatattacatattatataaaatagttaactcTATACCTTCGACACCAGCTATGCTTACGgaaggtatataatttttttgttttattcaatttgtatgttattcaattgtataaataaaaaaaatattatattaaaaaaaaaaatagcattatagCTATATGGGTAACAGAATAAAGGGATAAAACAGAACTtggaacattataataatattgatagagagttttaaaataataagaattaatgacaatattataatttttgatgtaAGTACGTAAAACAAACTGTccctaatataaacaatattataaataatggcaGTCCTAACAAGTATTATACTCAAACATACTACACCCGTAAAATATGATTGCACATTcttatattttaggaaaaacATCTTGCTTgagcataaatatttattttttgaaatttaacacaacaatatttacaaatacaaagtttttaataaaacatagttatacttatttatattgcgTTTAAAACTTATACAATGAGAAAGATTCTAAGCTATACAAagcttaaacatattttttcatcagctcacgaaaaatgaattttttttgtttatttataacaaatactataaataatatataatatataatatataatataagaataccCATTTCTACGTAATTGACAGCTCGATTAAAAATCTCGATACATTTTGTTACCAAGAAAATGTACATGTTGCCTACTTAAAACAAGGTACGGCATTGAATAATCTATGATCTTAATATATGGCAAattcactacatgagaaatcgaatgaatatcgaatgttgtaaaaatttaaacttcaaactctcataaaaatttaattttactttcttgtttgtatttttttttttgaaaaatgtagataatcttataatgaATCTTGTGTTCAATATTCAAATCTTAAATCTAAAAAGAATaaacttttgaattttcaactcaaaataatgtgcaaattttcgtgattttatgcttttggtcaaaattcgaactttaaatgcttataaaaaaaaattgcgactcaatttttaataatttccaaatgttattgtaacaatatattaagagcattgtattaaactaTCAAGCTTATTTACCTAACTAATATTAGAGCtggtacaaatacaaataattaagcCTTTGGCTGATAATAGAAGTACCTGATAATAGTTGTtgcacaaaaaatgtaatacacacTATTGAAAAAGAATATTTGATACTGTGCTActcgtatttaataaataattttcgtgGATCTTCACACTTACAACGGATACATAAAAAGTTGCACAGTGATTTCCGAGTATgttacaaaagtataaaaacttcTTAGATTTCTACAgcgaaaaattaattttatacaatcataGACATAATACACATGACGAACATACTGCACGAGTTGTGAGCCTGATAAAAAATAACCCTAATCAGCCTAGATTCAGACGTGATCAGCCCAAGCACTAATAAGCACCTCGTGCcagttaaaaattgttaaatttgtaCTTGGAATATTTCGttgaagaataatattataaagaaaatacaacttatacctaacctaatctaaccgCAAGTCTTTGATTTATGAACACCCGAATTCTACCTCATATCAACGGTCTGCTACCTGCACGGTACAAGTTTACCACAGCATCCATTTTCACGTGAACTCTCAAGAATGTCTAGGGGTCTGCAAAAATCAGATTTATTTCATTGACATCGATTTTAATTCGCATACATAAGACAGTCCAGGCGCCCTCTTATACTATATCAGTAGAACATACGTCTGCGTCCCACGGACAGCCATTTTCAAGGGCATACGTAAGGCAGTTCAAATGTCCGCCATGCGCAGCACAAGCACACGTGAACTCGTCCCACGCGCATCCGTTTCGATGGGCGTACGTAAGACAGCCCAGGTGTCCGTTTTTCGCGGCGTAAGTGCACGCGATCCGGTCCCACGAGCACCCGTTATCACGCACGTACATCAGGCAGTCCAGGCGTCCAGTCTCCGCAGCTTTGGTGCACGTCCGATCGTCCCAAGGGCATCCGTTTTCATGGACATacctagtgatgtaaattttcatgaacatttttttttcgtgaacatattcaaaaagtcaaaaattttcaaaaaaattcaataaaaataaaatttttcaattgGAAATTTTCAAGCTAGCATCTCTAGACATACCTTAAACACGTCAGTTTTCCGGACATTGCGGCGTACATGCTCGTCGAACAGTCTCAGGGACTGCCGTTCTCGTGTGCATACACTAGGCATTCTAGGTTGCCCTTGCGAGCAGCCTGGGTGCACGCCGATGGAAGCAAATCGTTCGCTGTGTACCAGGGAAAGCCGATCTCCCGAGCGAACTTCAAACAGTCGATGTGTCCGTGCGACGCTGCCTTCTCACATGTATACATCAACGACTTGTCGTGGATTGCGGGCTCCATCTTGTCAAACGTGGACCGCCTGTCGCCGAGTGAGTCGAAACCGCCACTATCAGTGTTCAGTTTGTAGTAAAcccaaaagctataatattgttttaaataaaataatatagaataaataaattatacatacagtataatttatttgtagtaatgtaggtattaatacggaatataaagtGAGCCTAAAATAACAGGAAACGTAGGCCAAaggcgaaaacaacaagttgttatagctagtcacacattaatgaaattcagcaatattagggatgtattaatacagtggcgtcatttgagggggcaaggtgggcatttgcccctgtctgattttaaaagcggcccgatgggccgTGCCCAGTTTGTTGCCATCTtaccattactatattttattagcacaaaaacatgcctattttataatattttNNNNNNNNNNNNNNNNNNNNNNNNNNNNNNNNNNNNNNNNNNNNNNNNNNNNNNNNNNNNNNNNNNNNNNNNNNNNNNNNNNNNNNNNNNNNNNNNNNNNNNNNNNNNNNNNNNNNNNNNNNNNNNNNNNNNNNNNNNNNNNNNNNNNNNNNNNNNNNNNNNNNNNNNNNNNNNNNNNNNNNNNNNNNNNNNNNNNNNNNNNNNNNNNNNNNNNNNNNNNNNNNNNNNNNNNNNNNNNNNNNNNNNNNNNNNNNNNNNNNNNNNNNNNNNNNNNNNNNNNNNNNNNNNNNNNNNNNNNNNNNNNNNNNNNNNNNNNNNNNNNNNNNNNNNNNNNNNNNNNNNNNNNNNNNNNNNNNNNNNNNNNNNNNNNNNNNNNNNNNNNNNNNNNNNNNNNNNNNNNNNNNNNNNNNNNNNNNNNNNNNNNNNGTAtagttaatttctaaaatctaaaattaatacaaattcttaaaaacaacaacccgattggcactcttattaattatcattgatcacggacttcagttaacttgcgacagtcgtgtatgattcaactatttgtgttaatattttagttgagtatACCCTATTCtacgtaaattaaaattattttttttgtgatgcgTGTTTAcgttaatcttttaatttgagcaaaatatgacttaaaaaaaaataaatgggtggtgcggctaaaaatataaaattaccacaAACTGCTCgagaatcaaaaataatttctggtatgtttaataaacagacaaaacttaagccgataagcaagcaataaaacaaaaaatatatattataatttaagataatattaatttgtaaatatatagtatatatatagtatggcTATACCAGAGTTAATAGAGTAtgggctataacttataagtgatgaatcaggtaaaattgatttatagataatgcagttgatatattttcaaaaataaaaaaaagaaaatatcctaataaactactataatattattgtttatcaatataaatattgccatataatagtttgtagacttttaactgataggtatagaattgtttttctaaaatatctgctaccttctatttaaaaatgatgttacctagttaataaaaagtgtaccacaaaaaaatgtaagtagttaatattatatggttgcgagcgaagcgagtggttttttttacccattcgggccggtcaaaacctttgcccccctctattaaaaactgaaatgacgccactgtattaatacccacagctataatatgatattaaacaatataatgtagatattatacatttagtataatttataataggtaatgtaggcatataacaggaagtgtagatcagaggtgaaaacaacaagttgttttacctagttccacaataatgcaattcgacattactagggaagtaatattagaatatagctatcacgccactagtacgtcattgttagaacccacataaatacgggtagagcgcctaccattacttagaagatagtcagccctcgtcgtaggtctaacaagcttacgacagtgcttataattattgtgtatttgaatttgtaataataaagtgttaaattattgttatctttaaaaagtctaaaagtgtttataattatcacctatctttctcatccacgactcaagacaacgacgaacgtgcgacgtcgttaaataattattgtattagtgttcaaCGTGTCCTGCACGGCGATCACTACAAGTTTGACGATTTGGAAAAGCGACTCGCAACAAATCTGCAT
It contains:
- the LOC100575872 gene encoding ring canal kelch homolog gives rise to the protein MQNTKQIPEPTRCEPAKYEYKKSSYTEMYKVLQTLRQDEVLCDIKLETDDGGVIFGHKVVLASASPYFLAMFTHFSEKDQDLVAIRQLNSSTLQLLIDFVYSGEISITEKNIQDLLPASNLLQLQEVKNACCDYLQAHLCPTNVIGIIGLADLHSCTTLLTSSELYIQQHFSKVVEHEEFLSLSYEQMVKLISSDELTAPSEEKIFESVVRWVKHELASRKQILPQLMEHVRLPLMSKDYILKNVVDEPLLSNCFKCKDYVVEALSFHLFKSEELNTILHNNRTKPRQRGGTHKVILVVGGSGINFKTLDSTEWYDPKINKWQSGSKMITPRYAGGLAVVKDNFALYLGGRNSESTSQAVDAINLSSELPHWEPNYNMSVKRQRFGVGVIDNCIYAVGGFDGKSILNSAEVFDCRTREWCTISSMTTIRCGHGLGVLNNLLYAVGGSALRTLNSVECYHPSLDRWTPVADMCVRRAGVGVGVLDDVLYAVGGNDGLNVHKSVEAYRPSTGVWYTIPDMHLCRNSAGVAVFDGLLYVVGGNDGSSVLDSVEFYNPNTNKWTMVTASMNVARAEAGVVAIDMPRHFKTC